A region of Betta splendens chromosome 13, fBetSpl5.4, whole genome shotgun sequence DNA encodes the following proteins:
- the LOC114867875 gene encoding lysophosphatidic acid receptor 5-like, with protein MNSSLQASANATAAPQPGFAAAYGVIAALGLPLNAASLWILLRRHSLRAPGAVFMLNLAASDLMLVASLPARSYAHATGTWPLSGAACAAVLALFRANLRSSAVFISLISVDRLLAVVFPLRSRHLRTAANAWKAAALAWILVSAASLPQLLPLPSSWSGGPNCFLPRSDAHGRLVPVAQSVLIFVLLAVNVLCTAVVSVTLRRHRPDARVRNTVDVMLIFIMNLVMFTLCFLPLSIGLLQFGNFHKTLPPLICLASVNCCLDPLLYYFSLDAFWKRREDVDPATGR; from the coding sequence ATGAACTCGTCCCTGCAGGCGAGCGCGAACGCCACCGCGGCGCCGCAGCCGGGCTTCGCCGCGGCCTACGGCGTCATCGCGGCGCTGGGCCTGCCGCTCAACGCCGCGTCCCTGTGGATCCTGCTCCGCCGCCACAGCCTCCGGGCCCCCGGCGCCGTCTTCATGCTCAACCTGGCGGCCTCCGACCTCATGCTCGTCGCCTCGCTGCCCGCGAGGAGCTACGCGCACGCCACGGGCACGTGGCCCTTGAGCGGCGCGGCGTGCGCTGCGGTCCTGGCGCTGTTCCGCGCCAACCTCCGCTCCAGCGCCGTCTTCATCAGCCTCATCAGCGTGGACCGGCTGCTGGCCGTGGTCTTCCCTCTGCGGTCGCGCCACCTGCGGACCGCCGCCAACGCGTGGAAGGCCGCCGCGCTCGCCTGGATCTTGGTGTCGGCCGCGAGCCTtccgcagctgctgccgctcccgAGCAGCTGGAGCGGCGGGCCGAACTGCTTCCTTCCGCGCTCCGACGCTCACGGGCGCCTGGTTCCCGTCGCGCAGTCCGTGCTCATCTTCGTCCTGCTGGCCGTCAACGTCCTGTGCACGGCCGTGGTGTCGGTGACGCTGCGCCGGCACCGGCCCGACGCACGCGTCCGCAACACGGTCGACGTCATGCTGATTTTCATCATGAACTTAGTCATGTTCACCTTGTGCTTCTTGCCTCTGTCCATTGGTTTGCTTCAGTTTGGAAACTTCCACAAAACTCTGCCCCCTTTGATATGTCTTGCGAGTGTAAACTGCTGCCTGGATCCGCTGCTCTACTACTTTTCTTTGGATGCGTTttggaagaggagagaggacgtGGACCCTGCGACAGGACGCTAG
- the itm2ca gene encoding integral membrane protein 2Ca: protein MVKISFQSVAGQKVEKESDGDKTEILIPHPMDEEELVLPLRPKKSPLNGLCCLTFGLVVFMAGLVLASIYVYRYYFIPHIPEENLFHCRVLYEDSVYAPLRGRQELEENVGIYLADNYEKITVPVPHFGGSDPADIIHDFHRGLTAYHDIALDKCYVIELNTTIVMPPRNLWELLINVKKGTYLPQTYIIHEEMVVTGKVHNIHQLGPFIYRLCNGKDTYRLNRRVTHRRINKRDAENCHHIRHFENTFVMETTICDGA from the exons ATGGTGAAGATCAGCTTCCAGTCTGTCGCGGGACAGAAAGTGGAGAAGGAGAGCGATGGCGACAAGACGGAAATCCTCATCCCTCATCCGATG GACGAAGAGGAGCTGGTTCTGCCGCTGCGGCCCAAGAAGTCCCCCCTCAACGGCCTGTGCTGCCTGACGTTCGGCCTGGTGGTGTTCATGGCCGGCCTGGTCCTCGCCTCCATCTACGTCTACCGCTACTACTTCATACCCCAC ATCCCAGAGGAGAACCTGTTCCACTGCAGGGTGCTCTACGAAGACTCCGTGTACGCGCCGCTGCGCGGGcgccaggagctggaggagaacgtcggcatctacttggccgataACTACGAGAAGATCACCGTGCCCGTGCCCCACTTCGGAGGCAGCGACCCGGCGGATATAATCCACGACTTCCACAGG GGTCTGACTGCCTACCACGACATTGCTCTGGACAAGTGTTACGTGATCGAGCTCAACACCACCATCGTGATGCCTCCACGCAACCTGTGGGAGCTGCTCATCAATGTCAAG AAGGGAACCTACCTGCCTCAGACCTACATCATCCACGAGGAGATGGTGGTGACCGGCAAAGTGCACAACATACACCAGCTGGGGCCGTTCATCTACCGCCTGTGCAACGGGAAGGACACGTACCGCCTGAACCGCCGCGTCACCCACAGGC GCATCAACAAGCGCGACGCCGAGAACTGCCACCACATCCGCCATTTCGAGAACACGTTCGTGATGGAGACGACCATCTGCGACGGGGCGTAG